Within the Saccharomyces mikatae IFO 1815 strain IFO1815 genome assembly, chromosome: 11 genome, the region ACTGTGGTCTAGTGATTGCATTATGACATCGACCCGAGCTTCTTTTACTCCTCGTTGAGTGTTCTTGGCACGTATATTGGGAAGGTTATACTCTTGTTTAAAAACACGTAACCCGCCGCTTCTCCGCCTTTTGCGAGCTTAATAGCTCCCTTTCACTGTTAGTAGAAGAGTGATAATGAGGAGAGAAAAAGAGGAGAAAGTTCGGAAGGAGTAGCATCTGGACTATAAGATAGGACTTGTGTGCTTTGTTTACTGAAGCCAAACTTTTACTTTTCGTTTTGCTAACCAGTCATTCAATCAATTACTGCTCCCTTTTATTTATGTCTACTGCCGCTGCCCATCATAACGCTGCAAAATCTGTTGCTCATGTACCTCAGGCGTCCCGACGGTACAGGAACTCATACAATGGATTCGTGTACAATATCCATACGTGGCTGTATGACCTTTCcgtgtttctttttaatattCTGTTCACTATTTTCTTTAGAGAAATTAAGGTACGTGGTGCGTACAATGTTCCTGAAGTTGGTGTGCCCACTATCCTCGTGTGTGCCCCTCACGCAAATCAGTTTATCGACCCGGCCTTAGTAATGGTCCAAACCCGTTTGCTTAAAACGTCAGCTGGGGAGTCCCGGTCTAGAATGCCCTGCTTTATCACTGCTGAGTCTAGttttaagaaaagatttATCTCTCTGTTCGGTCACGCTTTGGGTGGTATCCCTGTGCCTAGACCCCAAGATAACCTCAAATCAGTAGATGAAAACCTCGAAATCTACGCTCCAGACTTGAAGAACCACCCGGAAATCATAAAGGGCCGTTCTAGGAACCCACAGACGACTCCGGTGAACTTCACAAAAAGGTTTTCGGCAAAGTCTTTACTTGGGCTACCCAACTACTTGAGTAATGCTCAAATTAAGGAGATTCCAGATGACGAAACGATAATcttgtcttcttcattCAAAACGTCCAAGTCAAAGGTGGTGGAGCTCTTAACCAACGGTACTAATTTCAAATATGCTGAGAAAATAGACAACACGGAAACTTTCCAGAGTGTTTTCGACCACTTGCATACAAAGGGCTGTGTGGGCATTTTCCCTGAAGGCGGATCTCATGACCGTCCTTCGTTGCTGCCTATTAAGGCAGGTGTGGCCATTATGGCTCTCGGCACAGTAGCCGCCGATCCCAATATGAAAGTGGCCGTTGTACCCTGTGGACTGCACTATTTCCATCGAAACAAGTTTAGATCTAGAGCTGTGTTAGAATACGGCGAACCGATCGTTGTAGATGGTAAATATGGTGAGATGTACAAGGATTCCCCGCGCGAGACTGTTTCCaaattgttgaagaagattaCAAATTCCTTGTTTTCTGTCACCGAAAATGCCCCAGACTACGACACTTTAATGGTCATCCAAGCTGCAAGAAGATTATATCAACCGCTAAAGGTTAAGTTGCCTCTACCCGCTATTGTAGAAATCAACAGGAGACTACTTTTTGGCTATTCCAAATTTAAGGACGACCCAAGAATCATTCATTTGAAAGAACTTGTATATGattacaacaaaaaattggattCTGTTGGTTTGAAAGACCATCAAGTGATGCAATTAAAAACTACCAAATTGGAAGCTTTGAGATGTTTTGTAATCCTCGTCACTCGATTGGTTAAACTTATCGTTTTTGCTATACTATCGCTTCCAGGGTCCATTCTCTTCACACcgattttcattatttgtCATGTATATTCTGAAAAGAAGGCAAAAGAGGGTCTGAAGAAATCGTTGGTTAAGATCAAAGGAACAGATTTGTTAGCCACATGGAAGCTTATCGTGGCGCTGATATTGGCTCccattttatatgttaCCTATTCAGTTTtactgatttttttggcaGAGAAGCAACATTATTACCGTGTTTGGGTTCCTTCCAATAATTTATTTTTGCAATTCGTCTATTTCTATTCTATATTGGTTTTCACAACCTACTCCTCTTTGAAAACAGGCGAAATTGGCGTggatcttttcaaatctttaaGACCGCTTTTCGTTTCCATTGTATATCCaggtaaaaaaatcgaaGAGATTCAAGCcacaagaaagaatttgagTCTGGAATTGACTGCTGTTTGCAATGATTTAGGACCATTGGTCTTTCCTGATTACGAAAAATTGGCCACTGAAATTTTCTCGAAGAGAGAGGATTATGACGTTTCTTCTGATACAGAGTCGTCTATAAGCCGTATGGGTGCTCAACCCAGAAGTCGTTCATCTTCTATACATTCGATTGGCTCACAAGCTTCTAATGCACTATCAAGAGTGAACTCAAGAGGCTCATTGACTGATATCCCAATCTTTTCTGATGCAAGGCAAGGACATTGGAAAAGCGAGGGAGAAACTAGtgaggaagaagacgaaTTTGATGAGAAAAACAAAGCGACTGCTGAAATTGCACAAAGATCTGATTTGAACAAGGAAAACGGTCGCGATATGGACATATCCTCGAAGATTGCTTCACTAGTAAGACAGAAAAGAGAACAcgaaaagaaggaataaccgcaaaaaaatcaaaacaaGATTGAACAGAAAAGCACTTCAGCGTTtgtatataataatatgaaAGTAACTACCAAAAAACATTAAAAAGTAACATTTCTACttaggaaaaaaaaatgtatatCTAAGTAAtgacaacaataataactaaaaccaagaaaaatgctTATGAGTCTACTAATCTTCGCCAATCGGTATTTCATCTTTCAATACTCTATTTAACTTGACCTTGATCTCATTCTGGGAGTCGCCTCTCAAGATATCTGATACAAACCAGACGTCACAATCTAACTGCACCATTTCAAGCGACCCCTTTAAAACACCACATAATATGTTGGAATACCAGAGCGACTTCATAGCGTCCATAGGTAACTCCACGAAATCAGCCAATGGGTTCTCGTCCAAGATCAACGAAAACATATCCTTATTATGTGACCAGTTCGTTATACTGGGTGtgatattcaaaaatattttgaacgCACACTTACTCAGTACTTCGCTTGTCTTTACTAAAGTCTCGCACCGTGGCAACGCCGTCCTGGCCAAGAAATCCTCAATAAGCCTACAGCCGATATTATATCCCATACTATATAGATGATCATTCACTTTGTTAAAATCACGTTCATAATCTTGACACAATTGTGCCACTATGGAACCATATGTTAGCGTAAATAACTCTGTATTGATCTTTTCTGTCTTATTTTTCCAGATTTCTTCTCCCATGGCTTTTAAGGACCTCGACTGAGTGGTGGATACCATTTTCGATCGTGTTCTGGTTATGAATGAGCACTTGAATGGTTACTTTATGCTCCTACTTCCATGACTATGAGTTGTCGCAACTCTATTTTACTATTCTATAATCTTGAATTTCATCATGTTATCAAGCCGGGTAACATTGGGCGATCATCTTGCCCATTCTTTAGTTAAAACGTATGCCGGTTTTAAATTGCTTGAGCGCCCCTGCTAAAGTTATTAAGGTCCGTATCTACCGATCTATATCCAAGTGCATTTCCAGTACTCGCTTAACGAGCCTGGCATTCCTTATGTCAACAATAGCGGAAATCACTACAACAGCAACACAGGAATTGCATACTTTCCTTTTCGGTAATTATTCCTTCAGGCCCTTTTTTTACGAATGCGTCAATATTTACTCACTTTTCACGTATTACTATTTCTGGAAATGCCTTCATACACGTGACATTACAAATTGTGGTGAAAAATGGTTCATGCAATAAACTGTGAGCGGActcaaaatgaaatttattTCACTATGGATGAATCATCACTAATACACTTGCTACATAAAGCTAGGTATACTTAAGacaaaaaatgatatatatatatttgaatgcacgtatatatatatatgtgtatatatgtatactttttttcttgcacGATTCTGCAAAAGTAACACGGTTCATTTTGAATTGTTTGGATATtacattgaaaagaaacaagaataaataGAGTGATAGATAGATCAATAGAATTCCGAAAGAATGGTACGAGACTTGTTAACACTGCCCACTTCATTACCATTGATTACTGCCGGTTTTGCTACCGATCAAGTCCATTTGCTTGTTGGTACAGGGTCCACTGACTCAATCAGCGTTTGTAAGAATAGAATCCACTCCGTTTTGAATGCTGGTGGAAATCCCGTAGTGGTGAATCCCTCGTCGCCAACTCACACTAAACAACTACAGTCGGAATTTGGCCactttgataaatttcaaataataGAGAGGGACTTTACTTTATCCGATTTAACTACTTTAGGGAGAGTGCTTGTGTGCAAAGTTGTAGATAGAGTGTTCGTAGACCTACCCATAACTCAAGGTAGCCTATGCAATGAGATCTTTTGGCAATGCCAGAAACTGAGAATTCCTATAAACACGTTCCATAAACCAGAGTTTTCCACATTCAACATGATACCTACGTGGGTCGACCCAAAAGGTAGCGGCTTACAGATTGCAGTTACTACGAACGGTAATGGGTACATATTGGCCAACAGGATAAAAAGAGACATAATATCTCATTTACCCCCCAATATATCTGAAGTGGTGGTAAATATGGGATACTTGAAGGACCGAATTATAAACGAAGATCATAAGGCTCTgttgaaggaaaaatacTATCAAACTGATATGTCATTATCTGGATTTGGCTACGGATTAGATGAAGATGGTTGGGAAAGTCATAAGTTTAACAAACTAATCCGTGAATTTGAAATGACCAGTAGGGAACAAAGACTCAAAAGAACCAGATGGTTATCGCAGGTAATGGAATATTATCCAATGAACAAGTTGAGTGACATTAAGTTAGAGGATTTCGAAACTTCTTCCTCTACAAATAAGAAGataaaacaagaaactaCTTCAGATAGCGCAATTCCTCCTatagatgaaaaaatcgAAAATAGCTCAAAACAATTGCAGTTATTGGATGTTGGCAAAAAGGAAGGTTCTAAAAAACTGGGGAAGATTTCGTTGGTCGGAAGCGGTCCAGGCTCAGTATCCATGCTAACAATAGGTGCGTTACAGGAGATAAAGACTGCGGATATAATTTTAGCTGACAAGCTAGTGCCACAAGCTATTTTAGACTTGATACCTTCTAATACTGAAACGTTTATAGCTAAAAAATTTCCCGGTAATGCTGAACGTGCACAACAGGAATTACTTGCCAAAGGATTAGAATCGTTGGCTA harbors:
- the GPT2 gene encoding bifunctional glycerol-3-phosphate/glycerone-phosphate O-acyltransferase GPT2 (similar to Saccharomyces cerevisiae GPT2 (YKR067W); ancestral locus Anc_5.648); translated protein: MSTAAAHHNAAKSVAHVPQASRRYRNSYNGFVYNIHTWLYDLSVFLFNILFTIFFREIKVRGAYNVPEVGVPTILVCAPHANQFIDPALVMVQTRLLKTSAGESRSRMPCFITAESSFKKRFISLFGHALGGIPVPRPQDNLKSVDENLEIYAPDLKNHPEIIKGRSRNPQTTPVNFTKRFSAKSLLGLPNYLSNAQIKEIPDDETIILSSSFKTSKSKVVELLTNGTNFKYAEKIDNTETFQSVFDHLHTKGCVGIFPEGGSHDRPSLLPIKAGVAIMALGTVAADPNMKVAVVPCGLHYFHRNKFRSRAVLEYGEPIVVDGKYGEMYKDSPRETVSKLLKKITNSLFSVTENAPDYDTLMVIQAARRLYQPLKVKLPLPAIVEINRRLLFGYSKFKDDPRIIHLKELVYDYNKKLDSVGLKDHQVMQLKTTKLEALRCFVILVTRLVKLIVFAILSLPGSILFTPIFIICHVYSEKKAKEGLKKSLVKIKGTDLLATWKLIVALILAPILYVTYSVLLIFLAEKQHYYRVWVPSNNLFLQFVYFYSILVFTTYSSLKTGEIGVDLFKSLRPLFVSIVYPGKKIEEIQATRKNLSLELTAVCNDLGPLVFPDYEKLATEIFSKREDYDVSSDTESSISRMGAQPRSRSSSIHSIGSQASNALSRVNSRGSLTDIPIFSDARQGHWKSEGETSEEEDEFDEKNKATAEIAQRSDLNKENGRDMDISSKIASLVRQKREHEKKE
- the BET3 gene encoding TRAPP complex core subunit BET3 (similar to Saccharomyces cerevisiae BET3 (YKR068C); ancestral locus Anc_5.649), with translation MVSTTQSRSLKAMGEEIWKNKTEKINTELFTLTYGSIVAQLCQDYERDFNKVNDHLYSMGYNIGCRLIEDFLARTALPRCETLVKTSEVLSKCAFKIFLNITPSITNWSHNKDMFSLILDENPLADFVELPMDAMKSLWYSNILCGVLKGSLEMVQLDCDVWFVSDILRGDSQNEIKVKLNRVLKDEIPIGED
- the MET1 gene encoding uroporphyrinogen-III C-methyltransferase (similar to Saccharomyces cerevisiae MET1 (YKR069W); ancestral locus Anc_5.651), producing MVRDLLTLPTSLPLITAGFATDQVHLLVGTGSTDSISVCKNRIHSVLNAGGNPVVVNPSSPTHTKQLQSEFGHFDKFQIIERDFTLSDLTTLGRVLVCKVVDRVFVDLPITQGSLCNEIFWQCQKLRIPINTFHKPEFSTFNMIPTWVDPKGSGLQIAVTTNGNGYILANRIKRDIISHLPPNISEVVVNMGYLKDRIINEDHKALLKEKYYQTDMSLSGFGYGLDEDGWESHKFNKLIREFEMTSREQRLKRTRWLSQVMEYYPMNKLSDIKLEDFETSSSTNKKIKQETTSDSAIPPIDEKIENSSKQLQLLDVGKKEGSKKLGKISLVGSGPGSVSMLTIGALQEIKTADIILADKLVPQAILDLIPSNTETFIAKKFPGNAERAQQELLAKGLESLANGLKVVRLKQGDPYIFGRGGEEFNFFKDHGYIPSVLPGISSSLACTVMAQIPATQRDIADQVLICTGTGRKGALPKIPEFVESRTTVFLMALHRANVLITELLKHGWDSDVPAAIVERGSCPDQRVTRTLLKWVPQVVEEIGSRPPGVLVVGKAVNVLAEQDLLNFDESRKFVIDEGFREFEVDTDSLFK